GCCTCGCTATGCTTTTTTCTTTACAGGAGGTTTAGCAGGTGTTTTTGCCGCAGGTTCAGGAGCAGCAGGCGGTGCGGGGTTCAGGAAATCATTCGCTACTTTATTAGTGGGATCAATTTCCAACAATTTCGTAAACCATTCTTTAGCTTTGGCCTCGTCTTTCAGCGTAATCACGCTATACGCTCCCAACACTTGATAAAACAGTTTAAAGTTTGCCTTGATGGCATCGTCCATCGGAACCGCCGAAGCAAGCTTGATATAGTTTTCCATCAGAGGAATAGCAATACCGTTTGTCATTGCTTCTTCACGGGTATAAGCGAAATAATTGGCTTTGGCCCGTTGTCCGTGAGCATAAAGGTAATCAGGCTTACGCTCTATCATTTTCAGATACAGTGAATCTGCGGCTAAAAAATAATCGCGTTTTTTCTGACGCAATGCTAACGAATCAGGCCCCGAGGCAAATGTTCTGTTGGCTACGTTATAGAGAGGCAGCGAAAGGTTAACAAAATCCTGTAATGCAGGATTTTTCTCACGGGCAATGACTTTCTTATAGTAAGTAATTGCTTTTTCGTAGTCTTTGGCAGCATTATAAAAAGCAGCGATTTCTTTATAACCGTTATCAACGGTATCCATTTCTGCTGCTTTTTCCAGATTGGCAATAGCTGCCGCTGTATCAGCCGGTGAAACCCGCAACATAGCATTGCCAAGATAACGATAATCATTATCAATAGCTTTCTGAGGGGCTTGTTTCAAAAATTTAGTTAAGTTTTCAATCGCTTTTTCGTATTGATTTTCTTTGTAAGCAGCCCATCCCTGCATACGAAACAATACATCGCTTGTACGACCGCTGCTCATTACTTTGGCAACTTTAGCGTTAACCTTTGAAAACTCTTCCGCTACAAAGTTAAACTGAGCACTGCGCAATACTTCATCATCCGAAGCACAGATGCCGAGTTTTTCAACATAAGCGTCCATATAGCGAGAAGCAGGCTTGTACTGACGCACATAAAAATACAATTCGGCGTATTCTTTGTTGGCAGGTGCATAATCAGGGTCAACTTCGATGGCTTTTTTGAAGTTGGTTTGTGCCAAATCATAGTTACGGCCACCCCAATAGATTTTAGCAACTTTGCCAAATGCTTTACCTAAACTTGGAGTCACGTTGATCGCATCTTCATACGCCGATACCGCGGGTCCTGCTTCTCCTTTGATGTAGAATGCATCGCCTTTGGCCATATACACTTCGTGATTTTTCTCTCCGCCTTTCAGCATCAGTGCAATGGCAATATCTGCCAGGGCAATGGATTGAGCAGGATCTGTTGTCTTATAGATCGGCTTCATCGAATCGATCACTACATATCCTGTATAGGCTTCGCTGATGCGTTGCAATACGGTTACATTCTTGTTC
Above is a window of Runella slithyformis DSM 19594 DNA encoding:
- a CDS encoding tetratricopeptide repeat protein; amino-acid sequence: MNIRFKSWLAAFAASAFVYGQTSAQDIATGLKQLDGNQACLAKETFEKLATATPSADNQFYLGYYYLRTKQPDLAKAAFEKGLAADPKSKENLNKVGMGAVALAQGDRTGAQMIFTEVLKATKNKNVTVLQRISEAYTGYVVIDSMKPIYKTTDPAQSIALADIAIALMLKGGEKNHEVYMAKGDAFYIKGEAGPAVSAYEDAINVTPSLGKAFGKVAKIYWGGRNYDLAQTNFKKAIEVDPDYAPANKEYAELYFYVRQYKPASRYMDAYVEKLGICASDDEVLRSAQFNFVAEEFSKVNAKVAKVMSSGRTSDVLFRMQGWAAYKENQYEKAIENLTKFLKQAPQKAIDNDYRYLGNAMLRVSPADTAAAIANLEKAAEMDTVDNGYKEIAAFYNAAKDYEKAITYYKKVIAREKNPALQDFVNLSLPLYNVANRTFASGPDSLALRQKKRDYFLAADSLYLKMIERKPDYLYAHGQRAKANYFAYTREEAMTNGIAIPLMENYIKLASAVPMDDAIKANFKLFYQVLGAYSVITLKDEAKAKEWFTKLLEIDPTNKVANDFLNPAPPAAPEPAAKTPAKPPVKKKA